TCTGCTACAAGAAAGGCCATCTTTTCTGTGTTTCCAGTTCTTGAATCGTATATTACTAACACTCTCCCCATAGCTCTCCTCCTATACTACTTTTCCAAATTCTTCAAACTTAAACCTGTACGCACGGGGTAGCAGTGTCTTGTTTGGATCTTTGTAGCCAATGGCTATTATCATGATGGGCTCTTGGTGTTCTTTGAGTTCCAGAAATTCTCTTAGTTTAACCTCGTTGTATCCTTCCATAGGATGGGTTTCCAACCCATACGCCCTCGCAGTTATCATAAGATTCATAGCAAAAAGAGCAGCATCCCTTACCGCTTTTTTCTTTGCCCTCTGGGGATCGCTCCACCCTATATGTATGGTCTCTTTTAACTGCTCCTTTGCAGAAGCCTGAATGTATCCGAGCTCTATCCAACTGTCCAAAACCCTATCCACGTTATCAAAACCCGCTCTTGTGTTGGCTATTATGACCACATTGGCACTTGCGTCTTCTACTTTTTGCTGGTTGTAGCATATCTCTTTAAGCTTTTTCTTTTTTTCTTTATCTATAACCACAACTACCTGCCAGGGTTGAAGATTGTATCCAGAGGGTGCGGTGGTGGAAACTTCTAAGATCTCTATTAACTTCAAACAATCTTTCATAGCCTCTCCTCCAAGCTTTAATTATAACCAACCGATGATTAAACTCATTTTGGTATTTTTAAATAAAGCTTAAAATAATCACCATGGCTAAAGTAAAGATTAACAAGAAAGTGTTTGAGATTCCACCCGGAGTTAGGTTTGGAGAACTGCATCACGAGATAGAAAAAGCGGGTGTAGAGTTTGGATGCACTGACGGTCAGTGTGGCGTGTGTGTGTGTACGGTAAAAAAAGGTTTAGACTGCCTGGCAGAGCCATCGGAGGCAGAAGAGGAAACCCTTTGGCGTATTGGGGAATACGAAGAAACCAGAAGGCTAACCTGTCAGCTGATCATAGAAAAGGACGACTGCGAGATAGAATTGGAAACTGATTAAACGGAGAGGGCGGGATTCGAACCCGCGGTAGGGCTATTAACCCTACAACTCCTTAGCAAGGAGCCGCCTTCGGCCACTCGGCCACCTCTCCTAACAAAAATAATTATAACCTCAATCTCCCAAGTGTAAAGCAAAGGAACCAATTCCTCCTTTCTCATTGCGTTTCCCTCTTGGCAAGCTTGATGAAGCTCGTTTATAAGCTCCAGCTCATCTTCGTGCAATGCGTTCATTATCACATTGGAAACCATAGAAAAAAGATGACAAAGCTCACGTTTTGATAAAATCTTTGGTGTTATGGGAAAAATCTTCATAGTAGGTCTTGGTAGGATGGGACATGGGATAGGGAGGAGGCTTGTTAGGTTCGGACACAAGGTCGGTGGCTTTGATGTAAATCAGAAGAGTAGGGAAGAGGCAAGTGGGTATTTCTCAGTTTTTGATAGTTTGTCCTACGTGAAAGAGTTCTTTGAGGGAAGAAAGGTGGTTTGGCTTATGGTTCCTCATAGTGTGGTAGATGAAGTAATAAAGGAAATCGTGCCATACCTTGGCAGAGAAGACATTCTAATAGACGGTGGAAACTCTTACTACAGAGATTCACAAAAAAGGTATGAAGAGCTAAAAAGTAGAGGGATTTACTTTTTGGACGTGGGAGTAAGCGGGGGAGTGTATGGAGAGGAGCTGGGATACTGTCTTATGGTGGGAGGGGACAAAGAGGCTTTTGATTTTGTAGAGCCTATAATAAAAGACCTTTCTTACGAAGGAAAAGGTTATGCCTACCTTGGTCCTTCTGGAGCGGGACACTTTGCCAAGATGGTTCATAACGGCATAGAATATGCCATAATGGAGGCTATAGGGGAAGGGTTTGAGTTGCTAAAAGAGAGTGGTTTTAACTACGATTTAAAGGAAGTGGCAAGAATTTACAACACAGGAAGCGTGATAAGATCTTGGCTTATGGAACTTGTCCAAAAGTCCTTTGAAGAATTTGGGGAGCTTGAAAACATAAAGCCCTATGTGGAAGATACGGGGGAAGGTAGATGGACCACCTTAGAGGCGGTGGATTTTGGAGTGCCCGTGCCAGCTATAGCCCTTTCACTTTTCATGCGCTTCAGGTCCAGACAAGAAAACTCCTTTAGGGACAGACTTTTGGCTGTTTTAAGATATCAGTTTGGAAGACACAGCATAAAGAAGGATGAATAGACCTAAGGCAATATTCATCTTAGGTGGCACTGGGGACCTGGCAAAGAAAAAACTTCTGCCCGCACTTGCAAAAATCAGAAAAAACAGAGAGGACTTAAAGGTAGTTTATTCGTTGGCGCGTTCCAAAAATGAGGAGTGGGAAACTATAGCCTGTAGCTTAGACCCAGACTTTAGAACTCTTTGCAACTTCATTCCCTTTGATGTCTTAAAGTGGGAAGATTACTTAAGATTGGGTCAGGTTTTGGAGGGGCTTAGGGGATACGAGTTAATATTTTATTTGTCCCTTTCACCCTTTCTCTACGAACAAACCATAATAAACCTTGGAAGACTGCTAAGAAACTTTTCCAATCCTAGAAAGCTGGTGGTAGAAAAGCCCTTTGGTTTTGATCTAAGCTCTGCCCAAAAGTTAAACAACCTTCTTTACAGATACTTCATAGAAGAGGAAATATACAGAATAGACCACTTTTTGGGAAAGGACACTGTTCAGAACATCTTCTCCCTTAGGTTTTCTAACACCATATTTGAGGGGGTATGGAACAAAAACTTTATTGACCATGTGCAGATAGTGGCAATAGAGGATGTGGGTGTGGAAAACAGAATAGACTTCTACGACAAAGTGGGAGCGGTAAGGGATATGTTGCAAAACCACATTTTGCAAATGCTTGCCTTTACTGCGATGGAACCTCCCTGTCTTATGGCTCCCCAGTTTATAAGGGACGAAAAGGTTAAAGTTTTGAGAAGTTTAAACATCTCTGAGTTTGTCAAAGGACAGTACGAAGGATATCCCAAGGAAAGCTCCCGCACGGAGACTTTCGTGGCAGTAAAGGCTTACGTTGAAAACCTAAGGTGGCAGGGCGTGCCTTTTTATTTTATGACCGGAAAAAAGCTTGGTAAAAAGCTAACTCAAATTACAGTGGTGTTTAAAGAAATTCCAAAAAGTTTTATTTCCCTGCTGGACTGCATGCCAAAGCAAAATCGCATAACCTTTCAGGTAGCACCAAAGAACAGCCTGAGCATAGCCTTTGAACTGAGACCACCTACGGGTAGGTTTATAGCGTGTCCAATAGAAACCATTATGGAATACAACCTGGAAGAATCCTTAGGACAACCCTTACCAGAGGCTTACGAGACCTTACTTGAAGACATATTAGATTCGGACCAAAGCCTTTTCATAAGGGCGGACGAGATAGAGGTAATGTGGGAGAAAGTGGAACCTTTGCTTTTAGAAGAGGAGGTGGAGGTCTATAAAGAAGATACTATCCCCGAAGGTGCTATAAAACTTATGGAAAAGGACAACAGAAGCTGGATTTTGTAGATGGAGAAAAGATTACTTCGGCTATTCCTTAGGCTTTCTAATGTTTTTCTCAGAAGAAAGGACCGCATAAGCGTTGCACTGGCAGGGGGTAAAACACCTATGGAATTTTACAAGCTTCTTTCAAACCAAAACTTGCCTTGGGAAAAGTTATCTTTTTTTCTGACGGACGAAAGGTTTGTTCCACTGGACTCTGACAAAAGCAACTACAAAAACATAAAAGAAAACTTGGGAGAAAAGGCTAAGCTCTATCCGGTGGATACAAGCCTTCCAATAGATAGGGCTTGCTTAGAGTATTCAGAGCTTTTGCCAGAAAGTTTGGACGTAGCCCTTTTGGGAGTTGGAGAAGACGGACATACTGCCTCTTTGTTTCCAAAAGTAGATTGTAAGAAAATTACAGAAAAGGTATGCATTTCTTCAGCGCCCGATGGAACAAAAAGAGTTTCTCTGAGCTACGAATACTTAAACCTTTCCTGCGTGGTGATCTTTGCTTTAAAAGGTCCAACAAAGATACAAGCTTACCAAAAGCTTTTGAGAGGGGATGACATACCAGCAAGCAAAGTAAAAGGTAGGAAAAAAACCTTTGTAATCTTTGAGCCATAAAAGTTTTTCAGACAGGACGCGCTGTACCTTGCTTGCGTTATA
The genomic region above belongs to Thermocrinis sp. and contains:
- a CDS encoding nitroreductase family protein, which gives rise to MKDCLKLIEILEVSTTAPSGYNLQPWQVVVVIDKEKKKKLKEICYNQQKVEDASANVVIIANTRAGFDNVDRVLDSWIELGYIQASAKEQLKETIHIGWSDPQRAKKKAVRDAALFAMNLMITARAYGLETHPMEGYNEVKLREFLELKEHQEPIMIIAIGYKDPNKTLLPRAYRFKFEEFGKVV
- a CDS encoding 2Fe-2S iron-sulfur cluster-binding protein, with the translated sequence MAKVKINKKVFEIPPGVRFGELHHEIEKAGVEFGCTDGQCGVCVCTVKKGLDCLAEPSEAEEETLWRIGEYEETRRLTCQLIIEKDDCEIELETD
- the gnd gene encoding phosphogluconate dehydrogenase (NAD(+)-dependent, decarboxylating); protein product: MGKIFIVGLGRMGHGIGRRLVRFGHKVGGFDVNQKSREEASGYFSVFDSLSYVKEFFEGRKVVWLMVPHSVVDEVIKEIVPYLGREDILIDGGNSYYRDSQKRYEELKSRGIYFLDVGVSGGVYGEELGYCLMVGGDKEAFDFVEPIIKDLSYEGKGYAYLGPSGAGHFAKMVHNGIEYAIMEAIGEGFELLKESGFNYDLKEVARIYNTGSVIRSWLMELVQKSFEEFGELENIKPYVEDTGEGRWTTLEAVDFGVPVPAIALSLFMRFRSRQENSFRDRLLAVLRYQFGRHSIKKDE
- a CDS encoding glucose-6-phosphate dehydrogenase; translated protein: MNRPKAIFILGGTGDLAKKKLLPALAKIRKNREDLKVVYSLARSKNEEWETIACSLDPDFRTLCNFIPFDVLKWEDYLRLGQVLEGLRGYELIFYLSLSPFLYEQTIINLGRLLRNFSNPRKLVVEKPFGFDLSSAQKLNNLLYRYFIEEEIYRIDHFLGKDTVQNIFSLRFSNTIFEGVWNKNFIDHVQIVAIEDVGVENRIDFYDKVGAVRDMLQNHILQMLAFTAMEPPCLMAPQFIRDEKVKVLRSLNISEFVKGQYEGYPKESSRTETFVAVKAYVENLRWQGVPFYFMTGKKLGKKLTQITVVFKEIPKSFISLLDCMPKQNRITFQVAPKNSLSIAFELRPPTGRFIACPIETIMEYNLEESLGQPLPEAYETLLEDILDSDQSLFIRADEIEVMWEKVEPLLLEEEVEVYKEDTIPEGAIKLMEKDNRSWIL
- the pgl gene encoding 6-phosphogluconolactonase translates to MEKRLLRLFLRLSNVFLRRKDRISVALAGGKTPMEFYKLLSNQNLPWEKLSFFLTDERFVPLDSDKSNYKNIKENLGEKAKLYPVDTSLPIDRACLEYSELLPESLDVALLGVGEDGHTASLFPKVDCKKITEKVCISSAPDGTKRVSLSYEYLNLSCVVIFALKGPTKIQAYQKLLRGDDIPASKVKGRKKTFVIFEP